From Lolium perenne isolate Kyuss_39 chromosome 5, Kyuss_2.0, whole genome shotgun sequence, a single genomic window includes:
- the LOC127300485 gene encoding glycine-rich RNA-binding protein GRP2A, protein MSAPWWDSDWKDRSAPESRVHVGNLPWSTDERSLKDAFASYGPRSAEIVTDHETGRARGFGFVNFEDNKSMNDAIQGMNGQELGGRNITVNKANDRPRRWRA, encoded by the exons ATGTCGGCGCCGTGGTGGGATTCCGACTGGAAGGACCGGTCGGCGCCTGAGAGCCGCGTCCATGTTGGCAACCTCCCCTGGAGCACCGACGAGCGCTCACTCAAGGACGCCTTCGCCAGCTACGGCCCGCGCAGCGCCGAG ATCGTCACCGACCATGAGACTGGCAGAGCCCGCGGGTTCGGCTTCGTCAACTTTGAGGACAACAAGTCGATGAACGATGCCATCCAGGGCATGAACGGACAGGAGCTGGGCGGCCGCAACATCACCGTCAACAAGGCCAACGATCGCCCCCGCCGCTGGAGGGCATGA